TTGATACCAGGTAAATGGTATCAAGAACAGCAGACCTATCCCCGTGTGCAAAAGAACCATCACCTGGTTTGAGATGCTGAACGGAAGCAGATAGATGGAAAGTCCCGTCAATGTTTCGAAAAACAAGAGTCCGGAAGCGAGAATAAGCAGCCGATGCTGCCACTCCTTCGCCCTGAAGGTCTGATCATGTTCCTGCTTCATTGCTTCTCCTTTCCTTGGACGTTCTCCTGTCGCTCGTTCACTCCGTTATGTTTTATCGCGGTCTATCCATACTGGGGGATTACGCAGGGCCTGACCGGAAAGGGGTAGAGAAATCTATCATGAATTGGACTTATCTTCCGGTCAGAGCCAAACTCTCATCATGGAGGTCCTCTCCCTCCACAATGTAGAGTGTCTGATTGGGCTCGATATTTTCAAAAGCTTGAATATGACCGTTAGGCCAGATGATCTCGATCCTATCAACCTCCCTTTTTGAACCGAGACCAAAATAGAGTTCCTTGGCATTTGCAGAGAGGTAACCTGTGCCTGAGATGAGGGGCTGAACTTGAACGAGATCACCGGTGGTCACTTCTACTCTGGAACCATACGCATCCCGGTTGGACTTTACTCCCTCGAGCCTCACCTTGAGCCAGTTATTCCTTGTCCTTGACTCATTGTGATACAGAACGCCCACACCCCGGTCTGGATCGTCAATGGTGTTTCCCTTTCCATCCTCAATCTGTTGACCGTTGTTGGTTATGTAAATATCCACCCTGCCGTCATTGTCATAATCGGCAAAAATGGCAGACCTGTGGATTCGTTTTCCCGTGTTCCAAACGCCGGAGGATTCCGAAACGTCATTAAAACGTCCGTGTCCATCATTCTCGAAAAGAAGGTTCAGCTGCCGGTTGTCGCCGCTGACTGCGTTGAGATGCCCGTTCGCGAAGAAAAGGTCCAGGTCTCCGTCGTTGTCCAGATCGAAAAGTCCCGTTCCCCAACTGACCGCGGGCCAACTCAACTTATGGACAAGAGGAGAGTCAAATTCATGGACGAAAATAGCATTCTTCAAGACTCCGTCGTTGGAAGTTTCATTGTCCTCCAGTTGAGCGAGGACATTCACCTCCGCCGCATAATTGGTATAGGTAAGGTCATACTTTCCATCGGCATTGAAATCGCCCACGGCTATGCCCATACTTCCATCCGTAGTACTGAGTCCGCTGGGTCCCGAGAAACTCTTGAATGTCCCATCCCCTTTATTCAGGTACAGCCCGTTGGCGTCCGTGTCGTTCGTCACAAAGATATCCGGCCAGCCATCATCGTTGAAGTCGTTGAAAACGGCCTGCATCGACTTGCGCGCCGCGTCACCCACACCGGCCTTATCGGTCACATCGGTAAACGTCCCGTCTCCGTTGCTCCGGTAGAGTGTGTTCGGCAGACCTCCGAAGTCCATGGGGAAACGCAAGCTGGTGTTCAGGGGTCGATTGGAGAAGTCAACATAGCCCATTACATAGACATCCAGATCCCCGTCGCGATCGTAGTCGCCCCAGGAGGATCCTCCGTACCACCGGTCTTTCACGCCTTCCGGAAAGGCCTGGTCCGTCACGTCGGCGAAAGAATTGTCTCCGTTGTTCCGGTAGAGAATGAAATTTCCGTAGTTGGTCACGAAAAGGTCAGGGTAACCATCGTTGTCGTAGTCCGCAACGGAAACCCCCATCCCTTCCCCCGGGTCGAGAACTCCGCAGTCTGACGACTTTCGCGAGAAAGTTCCATCTCCCATGTTCTCATAAAGGGCGTTGGTCACGTCACCTGGCCCCTGGCAATTCACAAGGTAAAGGTCCCAGTCTCCATCCCGGTCATAATCGAGCCAGGCGCCTCCGGAACCGTTCGTCTTAATCAGGTGAACATGGGCAAACTCCTCAAGGGACAGGAGTCTCCCTCTCGATTTCCAGAACTCCTTTTCCTCATGGAACACGAGGTCCAATCCTTCATTGGTAGCAGCACCCCTCACCGTCGGTCCAATCTCGCACCACCGCGGCCTTTCAGCGTAATGCTCGAAATCGATTCCGGCGTATTCGCGCTGATCCACGAAACGTATTTCGGTCTCTTCCAGAGCCCTCGTCACTTTTATCGAAAAGAGCATGGCAGTACCCAGGAGAATCACCCCTCCGAGGCCGAAGGATAGTCTTTTGATTGATGCTGTCCTGCTTCTCATCGTTGTGCCCTAAAAGTTAGCACCAAAACATTCTGGATGTCCAGAAAAACAAGTGAACAGGATATTCAGATTCACTGGTCCTGTCACCTTATTGTCTCTTCTGGGGCACTGTGGAACAGACAGAGTACCGTTTAATGGAACAACCCGGGCTCAGGCTATACTGTTTCTTGTTGACACGCACAACGAGAAATCGTT
The genomic region above belongs to Candidatus Neomarinimicrobiota bacterium and contains:
- a CDS encoding CRTAC1 family protein, with amino-acid sequence MRSRTASIKRLSFGLGGVILLGTAMLFSIKVTRALEETEIRFVDQREYAGIDFEHYAERPRWCEIGPTVRGAATNEGLDLVFHEEKEFWKSRGRLLSLEEFAHVHLIKTNGSGGAWLDYDRDGDWDLYLVNCQGPGDVTNALYENMGDGTFSRKSSDCGVLDPGEGMGVSVADYDNDGYPDLFVTNYGNFILYRNNGDNSFADVTDQAFPEGVKDRWYGGSSWGDYDRDGDLDVYVMGYVDFSNRPLNTSLRFPMDFGGLPNTLYRSNGDGTFTDVTDKAGVGDAARKSMQAVFNDFNDDGWPDIFVTNDTDANGLYLNKGDGTFKSFSGPSGLSTTDGSMGIAVGDFNADGKYDLTYTNYAAEVNVLAQLEDNETSNDGVLKNAIFVHEFDSPLVHKLSWPAVSWGTGLFDLDNDGDLDLFFANGHLNAVSGDNRQLNLLFENDGHGRFNDVSESSGVWNTGKRIHRSAIFADYDNDGRVDIYITNNGQQIEDGKGNTIDDPDRGVGVLYHNESRTRNNWLKVRLEGVKSNRDAYGSRVEVTTGDLVQVQPLISGTGYLSANAKELYFGLGSKREVDRIEIIWPNGHIQAFENIEPNQTLYIVEGEDLHDESLALTGR